The following are encoded together in the Thermomonas brevis genome:
- a CDS encoding class I SAM-dependent methyltransferase: MSDAAPRAAFKDHFSAVAGDYAAARPEYPQALFDWIAAVAPAAGLCWEAGCGSGQATRDLAARFAHVHASDPSAAQIARAPALGNVTFAVEPAERCGLPDASADAVCVAQALHWFERAAFFAECARVLKPGGVLVAWGYQDIVVEDDVAVANAALQMRIRDDWPPERAFIDQGYASFAFPFARIEAPALELRAQWPLSRLLGYYASYSATRRHRERTGEDAVALHAAALAVAWGDPERTRTVRWPLFVHAFAKPA; encoded by the coding sequence ATGAGCGACGCGGCGCCCAGGGCCGCGTTCAAGGACCATTTCTCCGCCGTGGCCGGCGACTACGCCGCCGCGCGTCCCGAATATCCGCAGGCGCTGTTCGACTGGATCGCGGCGGTCGCGCCGGCCGCCGGGCTGTGCTGGGAAGCCGGCTGCGGCAGCGGCCAGGCGACGCGCGACCTAGCCGCGCGCTTCGCTCATGTCCATGCCTCCGATCCGAGCGCGGCGCAGATCGCGCGGGCGCCCGCGCTCGGCAACGTGACGTTCGCCGTCGAACCCGCCGAGCGCTGTGGCCTGCCCGACGCCAGCGCCGATGCGGTTTGCGTGGCGCAGGCGCTGCACTGGTTCGAACGCGCCGCCTTCTTCGCCGAATGCGCGCGCGTGCTGAAACCCGGCGGCGTGCTGGTGGCGTGGGGCTACCAGGACATCGTGGTCGAGGACGACGTCGCCGTCGCCAATGCCGCGTTGCAGATGCGCATCCGCGACGACTGGCCGCCGGAGCGAGCGTTCATCGACCAAGGCTACGCCTCGTTCGCGTTTCCGTTCGCGCGGATCGAAGCGCCGGCGCTGGAGCTGCGCGCGCAGTGGCCGCTGTCGCGCCTGCTCGGCTATTACGCCAGCTACTCCGCGACCAGGCGCCATCGCGAGCGCACCGGCGAGGATGCGGTCGCACTGCACGCCGCGGCGCTGGCGGTGGCCTGGGGCGATCCGGAGCGCACGCGCACGGTGCGCTGGCCCTTGTTCGTGCACGCGTTCGCGAAGCCCGCCTGA
- a CDS encoding riboflavin synthase — MFTGLIEGVGALASRETRGGDARLVIGVGTLPFDGVRLGESIAVNGCCLTVVDFDARSFAVDASNETLALTTLGRLPLGAPLNLERAMRPSDRLGGHLVSGHVDGLATAERRWDDARAVRWRFATPKPLLRYIAQKGSVCVDGVSLTVNAADAAGFEVALIPHTVEHTAFRALQPGDAVNIEVDLLARYAERLQATRDWT, encoded by the coding sequence ATGTTCACAGGACTCATCGAAGGCGTCGGCGCGTTGGCTTCGCGCGAAACCCGCGGCGGCGACGCGCGCCTGGTCATCGGCGTCGGCACCCTGCCGTTCGACGGCGTGCGGCTGGGCGAAAGCATCGCGGTCAACGGCTGCTGCCTGACCGTGGTGGACTTCGACGCGCGCAGCTTCGCGGTCGACGCCTCCAACGAAACGCTGGCGCTGACCACGCTGGGCCGCCTGCCGCTCGGCGCGCCGCTCAACCTGGAGCGGGCGATGCGCCCCAGCGACCGTCTCGGCGGCCATCTGGTCAGCGGCCACGTGGACGGATTGGCGACCGCCGAACGCCGCTGGGACGACGCGCGCGCGGTGCGCTGGCGCTTCGCGACGCCGAAGCCGCTGTTGCGCTACATCGCGCAGAAGGGCTCGGTCTGCGTGGACGGCGTCAGCCTGACCGTGAACGCGGCGGACGCCGCCGGCTTCGAGGTCGCGCTGATCCCGCATACGGTGGAACACACCGCCTTCCGCGCGCTGCAACCGGGCGATGCGGTCAACATCGAAGTCGACCTGCTGGCGCGCTACGCCGAACGGTTGCAGGCAACGAGGGACTGGACATGA